Proteins co-encoded in one Marmota flaviventris isolate mMarFla1 chromosome 9, mMarFla1.hap1, whole genome shotgun sequence genomic window:
- the LOC114093825 gene encoding mas-related G-protein coupled receptor member X2-like encodes MDPTIPALWTEITTMNGSDPAAPPQCGKEKLILRLLTFIIATVGLAGNAVVVWLLGFCIRRNVFSIYILNLAGADFFFLCCHLIGSLVTFINFFHSNSVSIPEFLNTVMIFYYIAGVSMLSSISTERCLSILCPIWYHFHRPRHMSTIMCAVLWALSLLLSILEGNYCGFFLRDFDNDRCQAFYFTCAAWLIILVVILLGSSLVLLVRILCSSRPMLLTRLYVTILITALVFFLLAVPLGIYFFLLYWFYNDINSLPCRFLLVALVMSCVNSSANPLIYFFVGSFRQRQRQPLKLVLQRALQDTPTTVFSNPWRVRK; translated from the coding sequence ATGGATCCCACCATTCCAGCCTTGTGGACTGAAATTACAACAATGAATGGAAGTGACCCAGCTGCTCCTCCACAATGTGGCAAGGAGAAACTTATCCTGCGTTTGCTGACTTTCATCATTGCCACGGTTGGGCTGGCAGGGAATGCGGTTGTTGTCTGGCTCCTGGGCTTCTGCATACGCAGGAATGTCTTCTCCATCTACATTCTCAACCTGGCTGGGGCTGacttcttcttcctctgctgCCACCTTATAGGATCTCTGGTGACATTCATCAACTTCTTTCATTCAAACTCAGTCTCCATCCCAGAGTTCTTAAACACCGTGATGATCTTTTATTACATTGCAGGCGTGAGCATGCTCAGCTCCATTAGCACTGAGCGCTGTCTTTCCATCTTGTGCCCCATCTGGTATCACTTCCATCGACCAAGACACATGTCAACTATCATGTGTGCTGTGCTCTGGGCTCTGTCCCTGCTGCTGAGCATACTGGAAGGGAACTATTGTGGTTTCTTTTTGAGGGATTTTGACAATGATAGGTGTCAGGCATTTTATTTCACCTGTGCTGCATGGCTGATTATTTTGGTTGTGATTCTACTTGGTTCTAGCCTGGTCCTGTTAGTCAGAATCCTCTGTAGCTCCAGGCCAATGCTGCTAACTAGGCTGTATGTGACCATCCTGATCACTGCACTAGTCTTCTTCCTCCTTGCTGTGCCCCTAGGCATTTACTTCTTCCTATTATATTGGTTTTATAATGATATTAATTCATTACCTTGTAGGTTTCTCCTGGTGGCCCTTGTCATGTCCTGTGTTAATAGCTCTGCCAACCCCCTCATTTACTTTTTCGTTGGCTCCTTTAGGCAGCGGCAGAGGCAGCCCCTCAAGCTGGTTCTCCAGAGGGCTCTGCAGGACACTCCTACAACTGTCTTCAGCAATCCCTGGAGGGTCAGGAAGTAG